A single Vespula vulgaris chromosome 3, iyVesVulg1.1, whole genome shotgun sequence DNA region contains:
- the LOC127062849 gene encoding platelet binding protein GspB-like isoform X1, giving the protein MKILVSSLLFLVVSTTALSIQPNRVDLRRNSPINTISKIEASLGIRAQGKGAVNSGQSTAAHGGSSAVVNIGINAGGKGGVNSGKNTGAYAGSNVNAKIGLGAVVGAGVNSGKNTGAYGGSNANAKIGVATAVGAGVNSGKNTGSHGGSNANAKIGVATAVGAGVNSGKNTGSHGGSNANAKIGVATAVGAGVNSGKNTGSHGGSNANAKIGVATAVGAGVNSGKNTGGHGGSNVNAKIGIGAAGGVNARGDSKAGLGIYAGVHGGSHARADLGIKGGINAAGHGRSGSNTGANVNAGINVRTKEGSSAKASIGINAGVNVGAHGRSNAGAKIGINTRVHAGDNRGSKAGANLGISAGLHTRWNLPSQEHNQHKNHHESHLSYIPSFHNLPKLPHIPLPHIPLPHIPLPHIPFPPFHFWSTSTTSTTTEKPCESESTSSSTSKHPIETSSSSASPSSSSPKQPSVAPSSSASPSSFNSEQPSEAPSSSVSPSSESTPCEEPSKAPSSSASPSSSSSEQPSEAPSSSASPSSSSSEQPSAAPSSSASPSSSSSEQPSEAPSSSASPSSSSSEQPSAAPSSSASPSPSSSERPSEEPSSSASPSSSSSEKPSEAPSSPASPSSSSSEQPSEASSSSASPNSESTPCEEPSEAPSSSASPSSTSSEQPSEASSSSASPSSSSSEQPSEAPSSSASPSSSSSEQPSEAPSSSASPSSSSSEQPSEATSSSASPSPSSSEQPSEAPSSSASPSPSSSEQPSEAPSSSASPSSSSSEQPSEAPSSSAAPNSESTPCEEPSEASSSSASHSSTSSEQPSEAPSSSASPSSSSSEQPSEAPSSSASPSPSSSEQPSEAPSSSASPSSSSSEQPSEAPSSSASPSSSSSEQPSEAPSSSASPSPSSSEQPSEAPSSSASPSSSSSEQPSEAPSSSAAPNSESTPCEEPSEAPSSSASPSSTSSEQPSEAPSSSASPSSSSSEQPSEAPSSSASPSSSSSEQPSEAPSSSASPSPSSSEQPSEAPSSSASPSSSSSEQPSEAPSSSAAPNSESTPCEEPSEAPSSSASPSSTSSEQPSEAPSSSASPSSSSSEQPSEAPSSSASPSSSSSEQPSEAPSSSASPSSSSSEQPSEAPSSSASPSSSSSEQPSEAPSSSASPSSSSSEQPSEAPSSSASPSPSSSEQPSEAPSSSASPSSSSSEQPSEAPSSSAAPNSESTPCEEPSEAPSSSASPSSTSSEQLSEAPSSSASPSSSSSEQPSEAPSSSASPSSSSSEQPSEAPSSSASPSSSSSEQPSEAPSSSASPSSSSSEQPSEAPSSSASPSSSSSEQPSEAPSSSASPSPSSSEQPSEAPSSSASPSTSSFEQPSEAPSSSASPSSSSPEQPSEAPSSSASPISESTPCEESSKAPSSSASPSTSSSEQPSEAPSSSTSPSPSSSEQPSEEPSSSTSPSSSSSEQPSVTPSSSASPSSESTPCEDPSEAPSSSASPSSSSSEQPSEAPSSSASPNSSSSEQPSEAPSSSASPSSSSSEQPSEAPSSSASPSSSSSEQPSVAPSSSASPSSSSSEQPSEAPSSSASPSSESTPCEEPSEAPSSSASPSSSSSEQPSEAPSSSASPSSSSSDQPSEAPSSSASPSSSSSEQPSEAPSSSASPSSESTPCEEPSEAPSSSASPSSSSSEQPSEAPSSSASPSSSSSEQPSEAPSSSASPSSSSSEQPSEAPSSSASPSSSSSEQPSEAPSSSASPSPSSSEQPSEAPSSSASPSSSSSEQPSEAPSSSASPSSSSSDQPSEAPSSSASPSSSSSEQPSEAPSSSTSPSSESTPCEEPSEAPSSSASPSSSSSEQPSEAPSSSASPSSSSSEQPSEAPSSSASPSSSSSDQPSEAPSSSASPSSSSSEQPSEAPSSSASPSSESTPCEEPSEAPSSSASPSSSSSEQPSEAPSSSASPSSSSSEQPSEAPSSSASPSSSSSEQPSEAPSSSVSPSSSSSEQPSEAPSSSASPSPSSSEQPSEAPSSSASPSSSSSEQPSEAPSSSASPSPSSSEQPSEAPSSSASPSSSSSEQPSEAPSSSASPSPSSSEQPSEAPSSSASPSSSSSEQPSEAPSSSASPSSSSSEQPSEAPSSSASPSSSSSEQPSEAPSSSASPSSSSSEQPTEAPSSSASPSSSSSEQPSEAPSSSAAPSSSSSEQPSEAPSSSASPSSSSSEQPSEAPSSSASPSSESTPCEEPSEAPSSSASPSSESTPCEEPSEAPSSSASPSSSSSEQPSEAPSSSASPSSSSSEQPSEAPSSSASPTSSSSEQPSVGPSSSPSPSSDSTPCDESSEGPSSSGSPSSSSSPQPSGAPSSSASPSTDSTPWTPSTGVPYHFTNPAGRHCICY; this is encoded by the exons ATGAAGATACTCGTGTCCTCTCTACTCTTCCTTGTGGTTTCTACCACGGCCCTCTCG ATACAACCAAATCGAGTGGATCTAAGAAGAAATTCAccaataaatacaataagcaAAATTGAAGCAAGTCTAGGAATAAGAGCACAAGGAAAAGGAGCAGTGAATTCAGGACAGAGTACAGCAGCGCATGGAGGATCAAGTGCAGTCGTTAACATAGGAATAAATgcaggaggaaaaggaggagtgAATTCGGGAAAGAATACAGGAGCGTATGCAGGATCAAATGTAAACGCAAAAATAGGATTAGGTGCAGTAGTAGGAGCAGGAGTGAATTCAGGAAAGAATACAGGAGCGTATGGAGGATCAAATGCAAACGCTAAAATAGGAGTAGCTACAGCAGTAGGAGCAGGAGTGAATTCAGGAAAGAATACAGGATCGCATGGAGGATCAAATGCAAACGCTAAAATAGGAGTAGCTACAGCAGTAGGAGCAGGAGTGAATTCAGGAAAGAATACAGGATCGCATGGAGGATCAAATGCAAACGCTAAAATAGGAGTAGCTACAGCAGTAGGAGCAGGAGTGAATTCAGGAAAGAATACAGGATCGCATGGAGGATCAAATGCAAACGCTAAAATAGGAGTAGCTACAGCAGTAGGAGCAGGAGTGAATTCAGGAAAGAATACAGGAGGGCATGGAGGATCAAATGTAAACGCTAAAATAGGAATAGGTGCAGCAGGAGGAGTAAATGCGAGAGGAGACTCAAAAGCTGGTCTAGGAATATATGCAGGAGTACATGGAGGATCACATGCAAGAGCTGATTTAGGAATAAAGGGAGGAATAAATGCAGCAGGACATGGACGATCAGGTTCAAACACTGGTGCAAATGTAAATGCAGGAATAAATGtgagaacgaaagaaggatCAAGTGCAAAAGCTAGTATAGGAATAAATGCAGGAGTAAATGTGGGAGCGCATGGAAGATCAAATGCAGGAGCTAAAATAGGAATAAACACAAGAGTACATGCGGGAGATAATAGAGGATCAAAAGCAGGAGCAAATCTAGGAATAAGTGCAGGTCTACATACAAGATGGAACCTTCCCTCTCAAGAACATAACCAACACAAAAACCATCATGAATCTCATTTATCTTACATTCCCAGTTTCCATAATCTACCCAAATTACCACATATACCATTACCACATATACCATTGCCACATATACCATTACCTCATATACCATTTCCACCTTTCCACTTTTGGTCCACTAgcactacttctactactactgaAAAACCATGTGAATCTGAGTCTACTAGCTCTTCTACTTCTAAACATCCAATTGAAACATCGAGTAGCTCTGCATCGCCTAGTTCTTCCAGTCCCAAACAACCAAGCGTAGCACCAAGCAGCTCAGCCTCGCCTAGTTCCTTCAACTCTGAACAACCCAGTGAAGCACCTAGTAGTTCGGTCTCACCAAGTTCTGAATCTACCCCTTGTGAAGAACCAAGCAAAGCACCCAGCAGCTCTGCCTCACCAAGTTCTTCAAGTTCTGAACAACCTAGTGAAGCACCTAGCAGCTCTGCCTCGCCTAGTTCTTCCAGTTCTGAACAACCAAGCGCAGCACCCAGCAGCTCTGCCTCACCAAGTTCTTCAAGTTCTGAACAACCTAGTGAAGCACCTAGCAGCTCTGCCTCGCCTAGTTCTTCCAGTTCTGAACAACCAAGCGCAGCACCCAGCAGCTCTGCCTCACCAAGTCCTTCCAGTTCTGAACGACCTAGTGAAGAACCCAGCAGTTCTGCCTCACCTAGTTCTTCCAGTTCTGAAAAACCCAGTGAAGCACCCAGCAGCCCTGCCTCGCCTAGTTCTTCCAGTTCTGAACAACCAAGTGAAGCATCTAGTAGTTCGGCCTCACCAAATTCGGAATCTACTCCTTGTGAAGAACCAAGCGAAGCACCCAGCAGCTCTGCCTCGCCTAGTTCTACCAGTTCTGAACAACCTAGTGAAGCATCCAGCAGCTCTGCCTCGCCTAGTTCTTCCAGTTCTGAACAGCCCAGTGAAGCACCCAGCAGCTCTGCCTCGCCTAGTTCTTCCAGTTCTGAACAACCCAGTGAAGCACCCAGCAGCTCTGCCTCGCCTAGTTCTTCCAGTTCTGAACAACCAAGTGAAGCAACCAGCAGTTCTGCCTCACCAAGTCCTTCAAGTTCAGAACAACCAAGCGAAGCACCAAGCAGCTCTGCCTCGC CAAGTCCTTCCAGTTCAGAACAACCAAGCGAAGCACCAAGCAGCTCTGCCTCGCCTAGTTCTTCCAGTTCTGAACAACCAAGTGAAGCACCTAGTAGTTCGGCCGCACCAAATTCGGAATCTACTCCTTGTGAAGAACCAAGCGAAGCATCTAGCAGCTCTGCCTCGCATAGTTCTACTAGTTCTGAACAACCCAGTGAAGCACCCAGCAGCTCTGCCTCGCCTAGTTCTTCCAGTTCTGAACAACCCAGTGAAGCACCCAGCAGTTCTGCCTCACCCAGTCCTTCCAGTTCAGAGCAACCAAGCGAAGCACCAAGCAGCTCTGCCTCGCCTAGTTCTTCCAGTTCTGAACAACCCAGTGAAGCACCAAGCAGCTCTGCCTCACCAAGCTCTTCTAGTTCTGAACAACCAAGCGAAGCACCCAGCAGTTCTGCCTCACCAAGTCCTTCCAGTTCAGAACAACCAAGCGAAGCACCAAGCAGCTCTGCCTCGCCTAGTTCTTCCAGTTCTGAACAACCAAGTGAAGCACCTAGTAGTTCGGCCGCACCAAATTCGGAATCTACTCCTTGTGAAGAACCAAGCGAAGCACCTAGCAGCTCTGCCTCGCCCAGTTCTACTAGTTCTGAACAACCCAGTGAAGCACCCAGCAGCTCTGCCTCGCCTAGTTCTTCCAGTTCTGAACAGCCCAGTGAAGCACCCAGCAGCTCTGCCTCGCCAAGCTCTTCCAGTTCTGAACAACCAAGCGAAGCACCCAGCAGTTCTGCCTCACCAAGTCCTTCCAGTTCAGAACAACCAAGCGAAGCACCAAGCAGCTCTGCCTCGCCTAGTTCTTCCAGTTCTGAACAACCAAGTGAAGCACCTAGTAGTTCGGCCGCACCAAATTCGGAATCTACTCCTTGTGAAGAACCAAGCGAAGCACCTAGCAGCTCTGCCTCGCCCAGTTCTACTAGTTCTGAACAACCCAGTGAAGCACCCAGCAGCTCTGCCTCGCCTAGTTCTTCCAGTTCTGAACAGCCCAGTGAAGCACCCAGCAGCTCTGCCTCGCCAAGTTCTTCCAGTTCTGAACAACCCAGTGAAGCACCCAGCAGCTCTGCCTCGCCAAGTTCTTCCAGTTCTGAACAACCCAGTGAAGCACCCAGCAGCTCGGCCTCGCCTAGTTCTTCCAGTTCTGAACAACCCAGTGAAGCACCCAGCAGCTCTGCCTCACCAAGCTCTTCCAGTTCTGAACAACCAAGCGAAGCACCCAGCAGTTCTGCCTCACCGAGTCCTTCCAGTTCAGAACAACCAAGCGAAGCACCAAGCAGCTCTGCCTCGCCTAGTTCTTCCAGTTCTGAACAACCAAGTGAAGCACCTAGTAGTTCGGCCGCACCAAATTCGGAATCCACTCCTTGTGAAGAACCAAGCGAAGCACCTAGCAGCTCTGCCTCGCCTAGTTCTACTAGTTCTGAACAACTCAGTGAAGCACCCAGCAGCTCTGCCTCGCCCAGTTCTTCCAGTTCTGAACAACCCAGTGAAGCACCCAGCAGCTCTGCCTCACCAAGCTCTTCCAGTTCTGAACAACCAAGCGAAGCACCCAGCAGTTCTGCCTCACCAAGCTCTTCCAGTTCTGAACAACCCAGTGAAGCACCCAGCAGCTCTGCCTCGCCAAGTTCTTCCAGTTCTGAACAACCCAGTGAAGCACCCAGCAGCTCGGCCTCGCCTAGTTCTTCCAGTTCTGAACAACCCAGTGAAGCACCCAGCAGTTCTGCCTCACCAAGTCCTTCCAGTTCAGAACAACCAAGCGAAGCACCAAGCAGCTCTGCCTCACCTAGTACTTCCAGTTTTGAACAACCCAGTGAAGCACCCAGCAGCTCTGCCTCGCCTAGTTCTTCGAGTCCTGAACAACCCAGTGAAGCACCTAGTAGCTCTGCCTCGCCAATTTCTGAATCTACTCCTTGTGAAGAATCAAGCAAAGCACCCAGCAGTTCTGCTTCACCAAGTACTTCCAGTTCTGAACAACCAAGTGAAGCACCCAGCAGCTCTACTTCACCTAGTCCTTCCAGTTCTGAACAACCTAGTGAAGAACCCAGCAGCTCTACCTCGCCTAGTTCTTCCAGTTCTGAACAACCGAGCGTAACACCTAGTAGTTCGGCCTCACCAAGTTCTGAATCTACCCCTTGTGAAGATCCGAGCGAAGCACCCAGCAGCTCGGCTTCACCAAGTTCTTCCAGTTCTGAACAACCCAGTGAAGCACCAAGCAGCTCTGCCTCACCTAATTCTTCCAGTTCTGAACAACCCAGTGAAGCACCAAGCAGCTCTGCCTCACCTAGTTCTTCCAGTTCTGAACAACCCAGTGAAGCACCCAGCAGCTCTGCCTCGCCAAGTTCTTCTAGTTCTGAACAACCGAGCGTAGCACCTAGTAGTTCTGCCTCACCAAGTTCTTCCAGTTCTGAACAACCAAGTGAAGCACCCAGCAGCTCTGCCTCACCAAGTTCTGAATCTACCCCTTGTGAAGAACCAAGCGAAGCTCCCAGTAGCTCGGCCTCACCAAGTTCCTCCAGTTCTGAACAACCAAGTGAAGCACCCAGCAGCTCTGCCTCTC CAAGTTCTTCCAGTTCCGATCAACCAAGCGAAGCTCCCAGTAGCTCTGCCTCACCAAGTTCTTCTAGTTCTGAACAACCTAGTGAAGCACCCAGCAGCTCTGCCTCACCAAGTTCTGAATCTACCCCTTGTGAAGAACCAAGCGAAGCACCCAGCAGCTCTGCCTCGCCTAGTTCTTCCAGTTCTGAACAGCCCAGTGAAGCACCCAGCAGCTCTGCCTCGCCAAGTTCTTCCAGTTCTGAACAACCCAGTGAAGCACCCAGCAGCTCGGCCTCGCCTAGTTCTTCCAGTTCTGAACAACCCAGTGAAGCACCCAGCAGCTCTGCCTCACCAAGCTCTTCCAGTTCTGAACAACCAAGCGAAGCACCCAGCAGTTCTGCCTCACCAAGTCCTTCCAGTTCTGAACAACCAAGCGAAGCACCCAGCAGCTCTGCCTCACCTAGTTCTTCCAGTTCTGAACAACCAAGTGAAGCACCCAGCAGCTCTGCCTCACCAAGTTCTTCCAGTTCCGATCAACCAAGCGAAGCTCCCAGTAGCTCTGCCTCACCAAGTTCTTCCAGTTCTGAACAACCAAGTGAAGCACCCAGCAGCTCTACCTCACCAAGTTCTGAATCTACCCCTTGTGAAGAACCAAGCGAAGCACCCAGCAGCTCTGCCTCGCCTAGTTCTTCCAGTTCTGAGCAGCCCAGTGAAGCACCCAGCAGCTCTGCCTCGCCAAGTTCTTCCAGTTCTGAACAACCCAGTGAAGCACCCAGCAGCTCGGCCTCGCCTAGTTCTTCCAGTTCCGATCAACCAAGCGAAGCTCCCAGTAGCTCTGCCTCACCAAGTTCTTCCAGTTCTGAACAACCAAGTGAAGCACCCAGCAGCTCTGCCTCACCAAGTTCTGAATCTACCCCTTGTGAAGAACCAAGCGAAGCACCCAGCAGCTCTGCCTCGCCTAGTTCTTCCAGTTCTGAACAACCCAGTGAAGCACCCAGCAGCTCTGCCTCGCCTAGTTCTTCCAGTTCTGAACAACCCAGTGAAGCACCCAGCAGCTCTGCCTCACCAAGCTCTTCCAGTTCTGAACAACCAAGCGAAGCACCCAGCAGTTCTGTCTCACCAAGCTCTTCCAGTTCTGAACAACCAAGCGAAGCACCCAGCAGTTCTGCCTCACCAAGTCCTTCCAGTTCTGAACAACCAAGCGAAGCACCCAGCAGCTCTGCCTCAC CAAGCTCTTCCAGTTCTGAACAACCAAGCGAAGCACCCAGCAGTTCTGCCTCACCAAGTCCTTCCAGTTCTGAACAACCAAGCGAAGCACCCAGCAGTTCTGCCTCACCAAGCTCTTCCAGTTCTGAACAACCAAGCGAAGCACCCAGCAGTTCTGCCTCACCAAGTCCTTCCAGTTCTGAACAACCAAGCGAAGCACCCAGCAGTTCTGCCTCGCCTAGTTCTTCCAGTTCTGAACAACCCAGTGAAGCACCCAGCAGCTCTGCCTCACCAAGCTCTTCCAGTTCTGAACAACCAAGCGAAGCACCCAGCAGTTCTGCCTCACCAAGCTCTTCCAGTTCTGAGCAACCAAGCGAAGCACCAAGCAGCTCGGCCTCGCCTAGTTCCTCCAGTTCTGAACAACCAACTGAAGCACCCAGCAGCTCTGCCTCGCCTAGTTCTTCCAGTTCTGAACAACCAAGTGAAGCTCCCAGTAGCTCTGCCGCGCCTAGTTCTTCCAGTTCTGAACAACCAAGTGAAGCTCCCAGTAGCTCTGCCTCACCAAGTTCTTCCAGTTCTGAACAACCAAGTGAAGCACCCAGCAGCTCTGCCTCACCAAGTTCTGAATCTACCCCTTGTGAAGAACCAAGCGAAGCAC CCAGCAGCTCTGCCTCACCAAGTTCTGAATCTACCCCTTGTGAAGAACCAAGCGAAGCACCCAGCAGCTCGGCCTCGCCTAGTTCTTCCAGTTCTGAACAACCAAGCGAAGCACCCAGCAGCTCTGCCTCACCTAGTTCTTCCAGTTCTGAGCAACCAAGCGAAGCTCCCAGCAGCTCTGCCTCACCAACTTCTTCCAGTTCTGAACAACCTAGTGTAGGACCTAGTAGTTCGCCCTCACCAAGTTCTGACTCTACTCCTTGTGATGAATCAAGCGAAGGACCAAGCAGTTCTGGCTCCCCTAGTTCTTCCAGTTCTCCCCAACCGAGCGGAGCACCAAGTAGTTCTGCCTCACCAAGTACTGATTCCACCCCTTGGACCCCATCGACTGGTGTACCTTACCACTTTACGAATCCTGCCGGTCGACATTGCATTTgctattga